The Pseudomonas orientalis genome contains a region encoding:
- a CDS encoding ABC transporter ATP-binding protein: MSLLEIKNLNVRFGDKTAVPVVDGLDITVDKGEVLAIVGESGSGKSVTMMALMGLIEHPGIVTADALNFDGKDMLKLSNRQRRQIVGKDLAMVFQDPMTALNPSYTVGFQIEEVLRLHLKMSGRQARKRAIELLEKVEIPGAASRMDAYPHQLSGGMSQRVAIAMAIAGEPKLLIADEPTTALDVTIQAQIMDLLLALQKEQNMGLVLITHDLAVVAETAQRVCVMYAGQAVEVGQVPQLFDIPAHPYSEALLKAIPEHSLGATRLATLPGIVPGRYDRPQGCLLSPRCPYVQENCRTQRPSLDPKTNSLARCFYPLNQEVA; this comes from the coding sequence ATGTCACTGTTAGAAATCAAGAATCTCAACGTGCGCTTCGGCGACAAGACCGCCGTACCGGTGGTCGATGGCCTCGACATTACCGTCGACAAAGGCGAAGTCCTGGCAATCGTTGGCGAGTCGGGCTCGGGTAAATCCGTGACCATGATGGCGCTGATGGGCCTGATCGAGCATCCCGGTATCGTCACCGCCGACGCGCTGAACTTCGACGGCAAGGACATGCTCAAGCTGAGCAACCGCCAGCGCCGCCAGATCGTCGGCAAAGACCTGGCGATGGTGTTCCAGGACCCGATGACCGCGCTGAACCCCAGCTACACCGTGGGTTTCCAGATTGAAGAAGTGCTGCGCCTGCACTTGAAAATGTCCGGCCGACAAGCGCGCAAGCGGGCCATCGAACTGCTGGAAAAAGTTGAAATCCCGGGCGCCGCCAGCCGTATGGATGCCTACCCGCACCAACTGTCCGGCGGCATGAGCCAGCGCGTGGCCATCGCCATGGCGATCGCCGGCGAGCCGAAACTGCTGATCGCCGATGAGCCGACCACTGCGTTGGACGTGACCATCCAGGCGCAGATCATGGACCTGCTGCTGGCCCTGCAGAAAGAACAGAACATGGGCCTGGTGCTGATCACCCACGACCTTGCGGTGGTGGCTGAAACCGCCCAGCGCGTGTGCGTGATGTACGCAGGCCAGGCCGTGGAAGTCGGCCAGGTGCCGCAACTGTTCGACATCCCGGCGCACCCGTACAGCGAAGCGCTGCTCAAGGCGATTCCGGAACACAGCCTGGGCGCCACGCGGCTGGCCACGCTGCCCGGCATCGTGCCGGGCCGCTATGACCGCCCGCAGGGTTGCCTGCTGTCGCCGCGTTGCCCGTACGTGCAGGAAAACTGCCGCACCCAGCGCCCGAGCCTTGATCCGAAAACCAACAGCCTTGCACGCTGCTTCTACCCCTTGAACCAGGAGGTGGCGTAA
- a CDS encoding ABC transporter permease subunit, producing the protein MTTSTPVSAVDQSLLYPSPYKEFWQAFSKNKGAVAGLLFMLLIVFCAIFAPWVAPHNPSEQYRDFLLTPPAWLEGGQMQFLLGTDELGRDLLSRLIQGSRLSLLIGLSSVVMSLIPGILLGLFAGFFPRLLGPTIMRLMDIMLALPSLLLAVAIVAILGPGLINTVIAIAIVSLPSYVRLTRAAVMGELNRDYVTAARLAGAGLPRLMFVTVLPNCMAPLIVQATLSFSSAILDAAALGFLGLGVQPPTPEWGTMLASARDYIERAWWVVSLPGLTILLSVLAINLMGDGLRDALDPKLKNAA; encoded by the coding sequence ATGACTACCTCTACTCCAGTGTCAGCAGTCGATCAGAGCCTGCTGTACCCGTCCCCGTACAAAGAATTCTGGCAAGCCTTCTCCAAGAACAAAGGTGCGGTTGCCGGCCTGCTGTTCATGCTGCTGATCGTGTTCTGCGCGATCTTCGCACCCTGGGTTGCACCGCATAACCCGAGCGAGCAATACCGCGACTTCCTGCTCACCCCGCCTGCGTGGCTGGAAGGCGGGCAGATGCAGTTCCTGCTCGGCACCGACGAACTGGGCCGCGACCTGCTCTCGCGCCTGATCCAGGGTTCGCGCCTGTCGCTGCTGATCGGCTTGTCGTCGGTGGTGATGTCGCTGATCCCGGGCATCCTGCTGGGCCTGTTCGCCGGGTTCTTCCCGCGCCTGCTCGGCCCGACCATCATGCGTTTGATGGACATCATGCTGGCCCTGCCTTCGCTGCTGCTGGCGGTGGCGATTGTCGCCATCCTCGGCCCTGGCCTGATCAACACCGTGATCGCGATCGCCATCGTGTCGCTGCCGTCCTACGTGCGCCTGACCCGCGCTGCGGTGATGGGCGAGCTGAACCGCGACTACGTGACGGCGGCGCGCCTGGCCGGTGCCGGCCTGCCACGCCTGATGTTCGTCACCGTGCTGCCCAACTGCATGGCGCCGCTGATCGTCCAGGCGACCCTGAGTTTCTCCTCGGCGATTCTCGATGCCGCGGCCCTGGGCTTCCTTGGCCTTGGCGTACAACCGCCAACGCCTGAGTGGGGCACCATGCTGGCTTCGGCCCGTGACTACATCGAACGCGCCTGGTGGGTAGTGAGCTTGCCTGGCTTGACCATTTTGCTCAGCGTGCTGGCAATCAACTTGATGGGTGACGGCCTGCGCGACGCGCTGGACCCGAAACTCAAGAACGCCGCCTGA
- a CDS encoding ABC transporter permease subunit has product MFSFIARRLGLLIPTFFGITLLTFALIRMIPGDPVEVMMGERRVDPEMHAQAMERLGLNKPLYAQYLDYVGKLAQGDLGESLRTRTSVWTEFTALFPATLELSMAALLFAGILGLLAGVIAALKRGSLFDHGVMGISLAGYSMPIFWWGLILIMFFSVSLGWTPVSGRIDLLYDIEPRTGFMLIDTLLADEPDAFWDALHHLILPAIVLGTIPLAVIARMTRSSMLEVLREDYIRTAKAKGLSPARVVFVHGLRNALIPVLTVVGLQVGTLLAGAVLTETIFSWPGIGKWLIEAIGARDYPVVQNGILLIACLVILVNFVVDILYGFANPRIRHQR; this is encoded by the coding sequence ATGTTTAGTTTTATTGCCCGCCGACTGGGGTTATTAATCCCCACGTTCTTCGGCATCACGTTGCTGACCTTTGCGTTGATTCGCATGATTCCAGGCGACCCCGTAGAAGTCATGATGGGCGAGCGTCGGGTTGACCCCGAAATGCATGCCCAGGCAATGGAACGCCTTGGCTTGAACAAGCCGTTGTATGCGCAATACCTGGACTATGTGGGCAAACTTGCCCAGGGCGACCTTGGCGAATCCCTGCGCACCCGCACCAGCGTGTGGACCGAGTTCACCGCACTCTTTCCGGCGACCCTGGAACTGTCCATGGCCGCCCTGTTGTTCGCCGGTATCCTGGGCCTGCTGGCCGGGGTGATCGCGGCACTCAAGCGAGGATCGCTGTTCGACCACGGGGTGATGGGCATCTCCCTGGCGGGTTATTCGATGCCGATCTTCTGGTGGGGCCTGATCCTGATCATGTTCTTCTCGGTGAGCCTGGGCTGGACCCCGGTTTCCGGGCGTATCGACCTGCTCTACGACATCGAGCCGCGCACCGGCTTCATGCTGATCGACACGCTACTGGCCGACGAGCCGGACGCGTTCTGGGATGCCTTGCACCACTTGATCCTGCCGGCCATCGTGCTGGGCACCATCCCGCTGGCGGTGATCGCGCGGATGACCCGTTCGTCGATGCTCGAAGTGCTGCGTGAGGACTACATTCGCACCGCCAAGGCCAAGGGCCTGTCGCCGGCGCGCGTGGTGTTCGTGCACGGCCTGCGCAACGCGCTGATCCCGGTGCTGACCGTGGTCGGCCTGCAAGTCGGCACGCTGCTGGCCGGCGCCGTACTGACCGAAACCATCTTCTCGTGGCCCGGCATCGGCAAATGGCTGATCGAAGCCATTGGCGCGCGAGACTACCCGGTGGTGCAGAACGGTATTCTGTTGATCGCCTGCCTGGTGATCCTGGTGAACTTCGTGGTGGATATCCTCTACGGCTTCGCCAACCCACGCATCCGTCACCAGCGCTGA
- a CDS encoding ABC transporter substrate-binding protein produces the protein MKMLPLQAAMAAALLSVAIGVSAKPLVVCTEASPEGFDPVLYTTAVTADAAAETMFNRLVDFKPGTTEVVPALAKDLPEISADGLTYTFHLREDIKFHTTDYFKPTRNLNADDVLWSFQRQLDPNHPWHNKSLVGYPYFESMGFKELLKSVEKTDDHTVVFTLTRPEAPFLADLGMAFSSIHSKEYADQLLKSGKTDDLNAKPIGTGPFIFIRYQKDAQARFKANPEYFRGKPAVDPLILAISTDNNVRLQKLKANECQIALFPKPDDIPSIKKDPNLKVDELAAMTTSYTAMNTTHKYMSDARVRHAINIAFDKAGYTDALFGKGNAVVGTGPYPPTLLGFNDKLKNPPRDLDKARALLKEAGVPEGTEFTLFTRNGGGPTNPNPMLGAQRMQADLAQVGLKVNIKVMEWGEMLKRAKNGEHDMVSAGWVGDNGDPDNFLTPNLSCDAAKNGENYARWCNKEFQDLIDKARAEKEPASRAALYEQAQDVFEKDQPWLPMAYPKLFTAMRKNVEGFTQSPLGTNNFATTQVK, from the coding sequence ATGAAAATGCTCCCGTTACAAGCTGCCATGGCCGCTGCGCTGTTGAGCGTGGCGATCGGCGTTTCGGCCAAACCGCTGGTGGTCTGCACCGAAGCCAGCCCGGAAGGTTTTGACCCGGTCCTGTACACCACCGCCGTGACCGCTGACGCCGCTGCCGAAACTATGTTCAACCGCCTGGTGGACTTCAAGCCCGGCACCACTGAAGTGGTCCCGGCGCTGGCCAAGGACCTGCCGGAAATCAGTGCCGATGGCCTGACCTACACGTTCCACCTGCGTGAAGATATCAAGTTCCACACCACCGACTATTTCAAACCCACGCGCAACCTGAACGCCGACGACGTGCTTTGGAGCTTCCAGCGCCAGCTGGACCCGAATCACCCGTGGCATAACAAGTCGCTCGTAGGCTACCCGTACTTCGAAAGCATGGGCTTCAAGGAACTGCTCAAGAGCGTAGAGAAGACCGATGATCACACCGTCGTCTTTACCCTGACCCGTCCTGAAGCACCGTTCCTGGCCGACCTGGGCATGGCATTCTCTTCAATCCACTCCAAGGAATACGCCGACCAGTTGCTCAAGTCCGGCAAGACCGATGACCTTAACGCCAAGCCCATCGGCACTGGCCCGTTCATCTTCATCCGTTATCAAAAAGATGCCCAGGCGCGCTTCAAGGCCAACCCTGAGTACTTTCGCGGCAAACCGGCAGTTGATCCGTTGATCCTGGCGATCAGCACCGATAACAACGTGCGCCTGCAGAAGCTCAAGGCCAACGAATGTCAGATCGCGTTGTTCCCCAAGCCGGATGATATTCCAAGCATCAAGAAAGACCCGAACCTGAAAGTCGACGAACTGGCGGCGATGACCACCAGTTACACCGCGATGAACACCACCCACAAATACATGAGCGATGCGCGGGTACGTCACGCGATCAACATCGCGTTCGACAAGGCAGGCTATACCGATGCCCTGTTCGGCAAAGGCAATGCAGTGGTGGGTACCGGCCCTTATCCGCCGACCTTGCTGGGTTTCAACGACAAACTGAAAAACCCGCCGCGTGACCTGGACAAGGCCCGCGCCCTGCTCAAGGAAGCCGGCGTACCGGAAGGCACCGAATTCACCCTGTTCACCCGCAACGGTGGCGGCCCGACCAACCCCAATCCAATGCTCGGCGCCCAGCGCATGCAGGCGGATCTGGCGCAGGTTGGCCTGAAGGTCAATATCAAAGTCATGGAATGGGGCGAAATGCTCAAGCGCGCTAAAAACGGCGAGCACGACATGGTTTCGGCTGGCTGGGTCGGTGATAACGGTGACCCGGACAACTTCCTCACACCCAACCTGAGTTGCGATGCGGCGAAAAACGGCGAAAACTACGCACGCTGGTGTAACAAAGAGTTTCAGGACTTGATCGACAAGGCCCGTGCAGAAAAGGAACCGGCCTCACGGGCTGCGCTCTATGAACAAGCACAGGATGTTTTCGAGAAGGACCAGCCATGGCTTCCAATGGCTTATCCGAAACTGTTCACCGCCATGCGCAAGAACGTAGAAGGCTTCACCCAAAGCCCTCTGGGTACAAATAACTTCGCCACCACCCAGGTGAAGTAA
- a CDS encoding OprD family outer membrane porin, translating into MKLSSKALLALAISSITATAYAETQSQDFVPTTLAGTSAQSEAKGFIEDFSLGGTTRNWYSHESKYRGGTFAYQKHGQTLTDRNRTNWVQGTILNASSGFTQGTVGVKTEVAVYNALVLDRSKRDIKGGSNRTLADSNGDAVDQWSKLGLANVQFRVSNTTLTAGRQNFSSGIVDTIGNRALPSSFQGVSFNSEEFSNLSFQGGVFDRVSPRSEQSLSKFRSEYGNGAETDKVSTLGVNYQPLKSLKTSFFAANVKDFWNQYYFGATHELGDAQQLGLTTGFNYYKTVDEGKKEMGEIDNDTFSLSLGLTHQAHSLTFGYQQVNGNEYFDYLHETNGIYLANSLTSDFNGPNEKSLQIAYAINMAEYGVPGLKFNAYSARGWGIDGTHYTGNNGRAKFAYDGIQSQDGEKHQEYGVGASYALQSGPLKATTVRATYVEHRGSEFQSDGSIKEFRLVTTIPFNIL; encoded by the coding sequence ATGAAACTGAGCAGCAAAGCGCTTCTGGCCCTGGCCATCAGCAGCATCACGGCCACCGCCTACGCTGAAACCCAGAGCCAGGACTTCGTTCCTACCACTCTGGCCGGCACCAGCGCCCAAAGCGAGGCCAAGGGCTTCATCGAAGATTTCAGCCTGGGCGGCACCACGCGTAACTGGTACTCCCATGAAAGCAAATACCGTGGGGGCACCTTCGCTTACCAGAAGCATGGCCAAACTCTGACCGACCGCAACCGTACCAACTGGGTGCAGGGCACCATCCTCAACGCCAGCTCGGGTTTCACCCAGGGCACTGTCGGCGTCAAGACCGAAGTGGCGGTGTACAACGCACTGGTCCTGGACCGCAGCAAGCGTGATATCAAAGGCGGCTCCAACCGCACCCTGGCCGACTCCAACGGTGACGCCGTCGACCAGTGGAGCAAACTGGGCCTGGCCAACGTGCAGTTCCGCGTGTCCAACACCACACTGACCGCCGGTCGCCAGAATTTCAGCAGCGGCATCGTCGACACCATCGGCAACCGTGCGCTGCCTTCAAGCTTCCAGGGTGTGAGCTTCAACAGCGAAGAGTTCAGCAACCTGTCGTTCCAGGGCGGCGTGTTTGACCGCGTTTCCCCGCGTAGCGAACAGAGCCTGTCGAAATTCCGTAGCGAATACGGCAATGGCGCTGAAACCGACAAGGTCTCCACCCTGGGTGTGAACTACCAGCCGCTGAAAAGCCTGAAGACCAGCTTCTTCGCCGCCAACGTGAAGGACTTCTGGAACCAGTACTACTTCGGCGCTACCCACGAACTGGGCGACGCTCAGCAACTGGGCCTGACCACCGGCTTCAACTACTACAAGACGGTCGATGAAGGCAAAAAAGAGATGGGGGAAATCGACAACGATACCTTCTCCCTGTCCCTGGGCCTGACTCACCAGGCCCACAGCCTGACCTTCGGCTATCAGCAAGTGAACGGTAACGAGTACTTCGACTACCTGCACGAAACCAACGGCATCTACCTGGCCAACTCCCTGACGTCTGACTTCAACGGCCCGAACGAGAAATCGCTGCAGATCGCCTATGCCATCAACATGGCCGAATACGGCGTGCCAGGCCTGAAGTTCAACGCCTACTCGGCCCGCGGCTGGGGCATCGACGGTACCCACTACACCGGCAACAACGGTCGCGCCAAGTTCGCCTACGACGGCATTCAGTCCCAGGACGGCGAGAAACACCAGGAATACGGTGTAGGCGCCTCTTACGCCTTGCAAAGCGGCCCACTCAAAGCCACTACCGTGCGCGCAACGTATGTTGAGCACCGTGGCAGCGAGTTCCAGTCCGACGGCAGCATCAAAGAGTTCCGTCTGGTCACCACCATCCCGTTCAACATTCTTTAA
- a CDS encoding ABC transporter substrate-binding protein: protein MRHTTVLSALFATSLLAVATMAQAADKKSLVFCSEGSPAGFDTAQYTTATDNDAAEPLYNRLVEFEKGATDVVPGLATKWDISEDGLTYTFHLREGVKFHSNKEFKPTRDFNADDVLFTFNRMLDPDHPFRKAYPTEFPYFNGMSLNKNIAKVEKTDPHTVVITLNTVDAAFVQNIAMSFAAILSAEYAEQLLKEGKPSDINQKPIGTGPFVFQRYQKDSQIRYVANKQYWDPSRVKLDQLIFAINTDASVRVQKLKAGECQVTLHPRPADVDALKADPNLQLLTKPGFNLGYIAYNVRHKPFDQLEVRQALDMAVNKQSILNAVYQGAGQLAVNAMPPTQWSYDESIKDAAYNPEKAKELLKAAGVKEGTEITLWAMPVQRPYNPNAKLMAEMLQNDWAKIGLKVKIVSYEWGEYIKRTKNGEHDVSLIGWTGDNGDPDNWLGTLYSCDAIGGNNYSMWCDPAYDKLIKQAKVVTDREQRTVLYKQAQQLLKQQVPITPVAHSTVNQPLSAKVEGFKVSPFGRNVFSGVSITP, encoded by the coding sequence ATGCGCCATACCACCGTTCTATCCGCACTGTTTGCCACCAGCCTGTTAGCCGTGGCCACAATGGCTCAAGCCGCCGACAAGAAGAGCCTGGTGTTCTGCTCCGAGGGCAGCCCGGCAGGCTTTGACACCGCGCAATACACCACCGCCACCGACAACGATGCGGCAGAACCGTTGTACAACCGCCTGGTCGAGTTCGAAAAAGGCGCAACTGACGTAGTGCCCGGGCTGGCAACCAAATGGGACATCTCCGAAGACGGGCTGACTTACACCTTTCATTTGCGTGAAGGAGTGAAGTTCCACAGCAACAAAGAGTTCAAGCCGACACGCGACTTCAACGCCGACGACGTGCTGTTCACCTTCAACCGCATGCTTGACCCCGACCACCCGTTTCGCAAGGCCTACCCTACCGAGTTCCCCTACTTCAACGGGATGAGCCTGAACAAGAACATTGCCAAGGTCGAAAAAACCGACCCGCACACCGTGGTGATCACCTTGAACACGGTCGACGCCGCGTTCGTGCAAAACATTGCCATGAGCTTCGCCGCGATCCTTTCCGCCGAGTATGCCGAACAGTTGCTCAAGGAAGGCAAACCCAGCGATATCAACCAGAAGCCGATCGGCACCGGCCCGTTTGTGTTCCAGCGTTACCAGAAAGACTCGCAGATTCGCTACGTGGCGAACAAACAGTACTGGGACCCGAGCCGGGTCAAGCTCGACCAACTGATCTTCGCCATCAACACCGACGCTTCGGTGCGCGTGCAGAAGCTCAAGGCCGGCGAATGCCAGGTCACCCTGCACCCGCGTCCTGCCGATGTCGACGCGCTCAAGGCCGATCCGAACCTGCAATTGCTGACCAAGCCCGGCTTCAACCTGGGCTACATCGCCTACAACGTGCGCCACAAGCCGTTCGACCAGCTCGAAGTGCGCCAGGCGCTGGACATGGCGGTGAACAAACAGAGCATCCTCAATGCCGTCTACCAGGGTGCGGGGCAATTGGCAGTGAACGCCATGCCGCCGACCCAGTGGTCCTACGACGAGAGCATCAAGGACGCCGCCTACAACCCGGAAAAAGCCAAGGAACTGCTCAAGGCCGCCGGCGTGAAGGAAGGCACCGAGATCACCCTCTGGGCGATGCCGGTACAACGTCCGTACAACCCCAACGCCAAGCTGATGGCTGAAATGCTGCAGAACGACTGGGCCAAGATCGGCCTGAAAGTGAAGATCGTCAGCTACGAATGGGGCGAATACATCAAGCGCACCAAGAACGGTGAGCACGATGTCAGCCTGATCGGCTGGACCGGCGACAACGGTGACCCGGACAACTGGCTGGGCACCCTCTACAGCTGCGACGCCATCGGCGGGAACAACTACTCCATGTGGTGTGACCCGGCGTACGACAAGCTGATCAAGCAAGCCAAGGTCGTCACCGACCGTGAACAAAGGACTGTTCTGTACAAACAGGCGCAGCAACTGCTCAAGCAGCAGGTGCCGATCACGCCAGTCGCCCATTCGACGGTCAACCAGCCGTTAAGCGCCAAAGTCGAAGGCTTCAAAGTGAGTCCTTTCGGCCGCAATGTGTTCTCGGGCGTCAGCATCACCCCATAA
- a CDS encoding ABC transporter substrate-binding protein → MLKHAVLPLLVSAGLMAAAPFAQAATNLVFCSEGSPAGFDPGQYTTGTDFDASAETMFNRLSQFERGGTAVVPGLATSWDVSPDGLTYTFHLREGVKFHTTPYFKPTREFSADDVLFTFNRMINKDDPFRKAYPTEFPYFTDMGMDTNIKNIEKIDDHTVKFTLGTVDAAFIQNMAMSFASIQSAEYAAQLLKEGKPADINQKPVGTGPFVFKSYQKDSNIRYTGNKDYWKPEDVKIDNLIFAITTDPSVRIQKLKKNECQVTLFPRPADLKALGEDKDLKLPHQAGFNLGYVAYNVMDKVKGSDQPNPLADLRVRQALDMSVNKQQIIDSVYQGAGQLAVNAMPPTQWSYDTTIKDAAYNPEKAKALLKEAGVKEGTEIVLWAMPVQRPYNPNAKLMAEMLQNDWSKIGLKVKITSYEWGEYIKRSKGGENQAMIIGWSGDNGDPDNWLNVLFGCDSLSGNNFSKWCDKKFDGIVKEAKATSDVAKRTELYKQAQHVLKDAVPMTPIAHSTVYQPMRNTVQDFKISPFGLNSFYGVSVSGK, encoded by the coding sequence ATGCTTAAACACGCAGTCCTTCCGTTATTAGTGAGCGCTGGCCTTATGGCCGCAGCCCCATTTGCCCAAGCGGCAACTAACCTGGTGTTCTGCTCCGAAGGGAGCCCGGCCGGTTTTGACCCAGGCCAGTACACCACCGGAACAGACTTCGATGCCTCGGCCGAAACCATGTTCAACCGCCTGAGCCAGTTCGAACGCGGCGGCACCGCCGTGGTGCCTGGCCTCGCCACCAGCTGGGACGTGTCCCCGGACGGCCTGACGTATACCTTCCACCTGCGCGAAGGCGTCAAGTTCCATACCACTCCGTACTTCAAGCCGACTCGTGAATTTTCGGCCGACGACGTACTGTTCACCTTTAACCGGATGATCAATAAAGACGATCCATTCCGTAAGGCCTATCCCACCGAGTTCCCGTATTTCACGGACATGGGGATGGACACCAACATCAAGAACATCGAAAAGATCGATGACCACACCGTCAAGTTCACCCTTGGCACCGTGGACGCCGCGTTCATTCAGAACATGGCCATGAGCTTCGCCTCGATCCAATCCGCCGAATACGCCGCGCAGTTGTTGAAAGAAGGAAAACCCGCCGACATCAACCAGAAACCGGTCGGCACCGGCCCGTTCGTGTTCAAGAGCTACCAGAAAGACTCGAACATTCGCTATACCGGCAACAAGGACTACTGGAAACCTGAAGACGTGAAGATCGATAACCTGATCTTCGCCATCACCACTGACCCGTCGGTGCGTATCCAGAAGCTCAAGAAAAACGAATGCCAGGTGACCCTGTTCCCACGTCCGGCCGACCTCAAGGCGCTGGGTGAAGACAAAGACCTGAAACTGCCGCATCAGGCCGGTTTCAACCTGGGCTACGTGGCCTACAACGTGATGGACAAGGTCAAGGGCAGCGATCAGCCGAACCCACTGGCAGACCTGCGCGTACGCCAGGCCCTGGACATGTCGGTGAACAAGCAGCAGATCATCGACTCGGTGTATCAGGGTGCCGGTCAATTGGCCGTGAATGCCATGCCGCCGACCCAATGGTCCTACGACACCACCATCAAGGATGCCGCCTACAATCCTGAGAAAGCCAAAGCGCTGCTCAAGGAAGCCGGCGTCAAGGAAGGCACCGAGATCGTGCTGTGGGCCATGCCGGTTCAGCGTCCATACAACCCGAACGCCAAACTGATGGCTGAAATGCTGCAGAACGACTGGTCCAAGATCGGCTTGAAGGTCAAGATCACCAGCTACGAGTGGGGCGAATACATCAAGCGCTCCAAGGGCGGCGAGAACCAGGCCATGATCATTGGCTGGAGCGGTGATAACGGTGACCCGGACAACTGGCTGAACGTGCTGTTCGGCTGCGACTCGCTGTCGGGCAACAACTTCTCCAAGTGGTGCGACAAGAAATTCGACGGCATCGTGAAAGAAGCCAAGGCCACGTCGGATGTCGCCAAACGCACCGAGCTGTACAAGCAGGCGCAACATGTACTCAAAGACGCAGTTCCGATGACACCTATCGCGCACTCGACGGTGTATCAACCCATGCGCAACACCGTACAGGACTTCAAGATCAGCCCATTTGGCTTGAACTCCTTCTACGGCGTGAGCGTAAGCGGCAAGTAA
- a CDS encoding ABC transporter substrate-binding protein, producing MDRIAFKPLLLAAGLLAFMPMAHAATTLVYCSEASPAGFDPSQYTSGTDFDASAETVFNRLTQFKRGGTEVEPGLATRWDVSGDGLAYTFHLREGVKFHTTDFFTPTRDFNADDVVFTFNRLLDAESPFRKAYPSESPYFTDMGLNTTIKSVDKLDDHTVRFNLNNVDASFVQNLAMSFASVQSAEYAAQLLKQGKAEDINQKPVGTGPFVFKRYQKDSQIRYVANTQYWKPEDVKLDNLVFAITPDAAARLQKLKAGECQVSGYPRPADIEVMKQDPNLRVLQQAGFNLGFLAYNVTHPPLDQLKVRQALDMAIDKPAIIKAVYQGAGQLAQNALPPAQWSYDPAIKDAPYDQTKARALLKEAGVAPGTTIDLWAMTVQRASNPNARMSAQMIQQDWAKVGIKANIVSYEWGEYIKRAKNGEHDAMIYGWTGDNGDPDNWLGVLYSCAAVKGSNYAKWCNPAYDKLVQQAKVSNDREQRIKWYQQAQQILKEQVPITPIANSTVFQPMRKQVRDFKISPFGLTPFYGVSLDK from the coding sequence ATGGACAGAATTGCTTTCAAACCGCTCCTCCTTGCCGCCGGCCTCCTGGCCTTCATGCCCATGGCGCACGCAGCTACCACCCTGGTCTATTGCTCCGAGGCCAGCCCCGCCGGCTTCGACCCCAGCCAGTACACCAGCGGCACCGACTTTGACGCCTCCGCCGAAACCGTGTTCAATCGCCTCACCCAGTTCAAGCGCGGCGGTACCGAAGTCGAGCCCGGCCTCGCCACTCGCTGGGATGTGTCCGGAGACGGTCTCGCCTACACCTTCCACTTGCGCGAGGGCGTGAAGTTTCACACCACCGACTTTTTCACCCCGACCCGCGACTTCAACGCCGATGATGTGGTGTTTACCTTCAACCGGCTGTTAGACGCCGAAAGTCCGTTTCGCAAGGCCTACCCTTCCGAATCGCCCTACTTCACCGACATGGGCCTGAACACCACGATCAAAAGCGTCGACAAACTCGACGACCACACTGTGCGCTTCAACCTGAACAACGTGGATGCCTCGTTCGTGCAGAACCTGGCGATGAGTTTCGCCTCCGTGCAGTCGGCCGAGTACGCCGCCCAGCTCCTGAAACAAGGCAAGGCCGAGGACATCAACCAGAAACCGGTCGGCACCGGCCCGTTCGTGTTCAAGCGCTATCAGAAAGACTCGCAGATCCGCTATGTCGCCAATACGCAGTATTGGAAACCCGAGGACGTGAAGCTCGACAATCTGGTGTTCGCCATCACCCCGGACGCCGCCGCGCGCCTGCAGAAACTCAAGGCCGGTGAATGCCAGGTCAGCGGCTACCCGCGCCCCGCCGATATAGAAGTGATGAAACAGGACCCGAACCTGCGGGTGCTGCAACAGGCCGGGTTCAACCTTGGCTTTCTCGCCTACAACGTCACCCATCCGCCCCTGGACCAGCTCAAGGTGCGCCAGGCCCTGGATATGGCCATCGACAAGCCTGCGATCATCAAGGCGGTGTATCAGGGCGCCGGACAATTGGCGCAGAACGCGTTGCCACCCGCGCAGTGGTCTTATGACCCGGCTATCAAGGATGCGCCGTACGACCAGACCAAGGCCCGGGCGCTACTAAAAGAAGCAGGGGTTGCACCTGGTACCACCATCGATCTTTGGGCGATGACCGTGCAACGCGCCTCCAACCCGAATGCGCGCATGTCCGCGCAAATGATCCAACAGGATTGGGCTAAGGTCGGCATCAAGGCCAATATCGTCAGCTATGAGTGGGGCGAATACATCAAGCGCGCCAAAAATGGTGAACACGACGCGATGATTTACGGCTGGACCGGCGACAACGGCGACCCCGATAACTGGCTTGGCGTGCTCTACAGTTGTGCCGCCGTCAAGGGCAGCAACTACGCCAAATGGTGTAACCCGGCCTATGACAAGCTGGTGCAGCAGGCCAAGGTCAGCAACGACCGCGAACAGCGCATCAAGTGGTATCAACAGGCACAACAAATCCTTAAGGAACAAGTACCTATAACGCCTATTGCGAACTCGACGGTTTTCCAGCCAATGCGCAAGCAAGTGCGCGACTTCAAGATCAGCCCGTTCGGGCTGACACCGTTCTACGGTGTGAGTCTAGATAAGTAA